Below is a window of Psychrilyobacter piezotolerans DNA.
GGGTTGAAGTAACTAAATCAAAGGTAAGAAGAGAAAGAATGGGACACATCCAATTAGCGGCACCGGTAGCACATATCTGGTACTCTAAAGGAACTCCTAATAAGATGGCTCTTTTAATCGGTATATCTCCAAAGGAATTAGAATCGGTACTTTACTTTGCTAGATACTTAGTATTAAGTCCTGCTGATACTGGTTTAGAAGTTGGAAAAATATTAACTGAGAGAGAATATAAGTTATACAGACAGCAGCATGGAAAAGCTTTTGAAGCTAAGATGGGTGCTGAAGGTATCTTAAAATTATTGGAAAGAATAGATCTTAAAAAATTAGCTCAAGAATTAGAGAAGGATTTTGAAGAGGTTACTTCTGCTCAAAAAAGAAAGAAATTAGTTAAGAGATTAAAAGTTGTAAGAGACTTATTATCTTCTGAAAACAGCCCTGCCTGGATGATACTTAAGAGTGTTCCTATCATTCCTGCTGATCTTAGACCAATGGTACAATTAGATGGTGGAAGATTTGCGACTTCAGACTTAAATGATCTATATAGAAGAGTAATCAACAGAAATAACAGATTGAAGAAGTTATTGGATATTGGTGCACCTGAGATCGTAGTAAAAAATGAAAAAAGAATGCTGCAAGAAGCTGTAGATGCCCTTATCGACAACGGTAGAAGAGGTAAACCAGTAGTAGCTCAAAATAATAGAGAGTTAAAGTCATTATCAGATATGCTTAAAGGTAAGCAGGGAAGATTCAGACAAAACTTACTAGGAAAACGTGTGGACTACTCAGCAAGATCGGTAATCGTAGTAGGACCAACGTTAAAATTACACGAATGTGGAATTCCTAAGAAGATGGCATTGGAATTATACAAGCCATTTATCATGAGAGAATTAGTAAAGAGAGAGATCGCTGGAACTATCAAGACTGCTAAGAAATTAGTAGAAGATGCAGATGACTGTGTATGGGAAGTAATTGAAGATGTAATCGCTGATCATCCAGTATTATTGAACAGAGCCCCAACACTGCATAGATTATCTATCCAAGCTTTCCAACCGGTATTAATTGAAGGTAAAGCAATCAGATTACATCCATTAGCATGTGCAGCATTCAATGCCGACTTCGATGGAGACCAAATGGCAGTTCATTTAGTATTATCACCTGAATCTATCATGGAAGCGAAAACTCTTATGATGGCTTCAAATAATATCATAGCACTATCAAATGGGGAACCTATAATTGTACCGTCTCAGGATATGGTAATGGGTTGTTTCTATATGACAAAAGAAAAGCCAGGAGCTAAAGGAGAAGGAATGAACTTCTCAAATAAGAACCAGGCTATCACAGCTTACCAAAATAAAATCATCGAAACACACGCAATTATTAATGTAAGAATGGGTAAAGACGAAGATAGAAAGATGGTAACTACAACTGTAGGAAGACTTTTATTCAACGCACTATTACCAGCTGAAGTTAAGAGATATGATGTAACATTTGGTAAGAAGCAGTTAAAAGACTTGATCACAGACCTGTTTAAAACTCAAGGATTTACTATTACAGCTAAGTTAATCAATGATATCAAAGACTTCGGTTTCCACTATGCATGTTTCGCAGGAATAACTGTAGGAATAGAAGATATGACGATTCCTGAAACTAAAAAAGCTATCTTAGCAAAAGCTGACCAAGATGTAGCTGATATCAATAGAGCTTATAAAGCCGGAGAGATCATAAACGAAGAAAGATATAGAAGAACAGTTGCAATCTGGTCACAAGCTACCGAAGATGTAACTACAGACATGATGAAAGGTCTAGACGACTTTAACCCGGTAAACATGATGGCCAACTCAGGTGCCAGAGGTTCCATCGCACAGATGAGACAACTAGCTGCCATGAGAGGACTAATGGCTGATACAACTGGTAAGATCATCGAAGTACCTATCAAAGCCAACTTTAGAGAAGGACTGACAGTAATGGAATTCTTCATGTCATCACATGGAGCAAGAAAAGGACTGGCAGATACGGCTCTGAGAACAGCTGACTCAGGTTACTTAACAAGAAGATTAGTAGATATATCACATGAAGTTATTGTAAATGAAGACGACTGTGAAACTTATGAAAACATCGAAGTTGCCAATCTGATCTCGGAAGGTAAGATCATTGAATACCTACATGAAAGAATTTTAGGTAGAGTAATAGCAATAGATCTTTATCATAACGATGAATTATTATACCCTAGAGGTACAATGATGGATGAGAAGGTAGCGCAAATTATCGTAGATAAAGGTGTTAGATCGGTTAAGATCAGATCTCCGTTGACATGTGCTCTTGAAAAGGGAGTTTGTAGAAAGTGTTACGGTAGAGATTTATCTAACCACAGAGATATCCTGTTAGGAGAAGCTGTAGGAGTAATCGCAGCCCAATCTATCGGAGAACCTGGTACACAGCTTACAATGAGAACTTTCCATACAGGAGGAGTTGCATCGACATCGATCGCTCAAAATACTATCAAAACAGAAAACGATGGAGTTGTAGAATTCCAAGAGATTAGAACTTTATTGAATAAGGAAACTAATGAACTACAAGTAGTTTCTCAAGGGTCTAAGATAATCGTTGGAACATATGAATATACAGTAACAACTGGTTCGATCCTAAGAGTAGAGGAAGGACAAACAGTTAAAGCTGGAGATACACTGACAGAATTTGACCCATACAATATCCCTATCATCGCTGAAAAAGATGGTAGAATTGAGTATAGAGAACTATTCATCAAAGAAATATATGATGAAAAATATGATGTTACCGAATATCTTGCAATCAAACCGGTAGAAACTGGAGACGTCAACCCAAGAGTTATTATATTTAACTCTAAGGATGAAAAAGTTGCAGAATATGTAATTCCATATGGTGCATACTTATTGATGAAAGAGGGAGATAAAGTATATGAAGGAGATATCATATCTAAAATAATCCCGGAAACATCAGGAACAAAAGATATCACTGGTGGTCTTCCAAGAGTACAGGAATTATTCGAGGCTAGAAATCCTAAAGGTAAAGCTATCTTAACTCAAATTGATGGTAAGGTAGAAGTTACTGGTAAGAAGAAGAAAGGTCAGAGAATAATCTTAGTAAGATCTATAGAAGATTCTGAGATAGTTAAAGAATACTTGATTCCAATGGGAGAGCATTTAATTGTTACCGATGGAATGGTAGTTAAAGCCGGAGACAAGTTGATTGAAGGTGTTATTTCACCACATGACGTACTTGAGATCAAAGGTTTAGTAGAAGCAGAGCAATTTATCCTGGAATCTGTACAACAAGTATATAGAGACCAGGGAGTTTCGGTAAACGATAAGCATATCGAGATCATTGTTAAGCAGATGTTTAAGAAAGTAATAATCTTAAAGGCTGGAGGTTCATTATTCTTAGAGGAAGAAGTTATTGAAAAGAGAGTAGCAGACCTTGAGAATAATATCCTTAGAAAAGCTGGAAAGAAAGAAATAGAGTATAGATCTGTAATCCAAGGTATTACCAAGGCAGCAGTAAATACTGATAGTTTCATCTCAGCAGCATCATTCCAAGAAACTACTAAGGTACTTTCAAATGCAGCAATTGAAGGAAAAGAAGATTACTTAGAAGGATTGAAGGAAAATGTAATCATGGGTAAGAGAATACCAGCAGGTACGGGATTCCATGAATACGAAGATTTACATATAAAGACTGTAGAAGAAAAATAAAAGATAGGCGACTTAGTCGCCTATTTTACTATAAAAAGTAAATATAGCTCCTTCCATGTCGTAGTCGTCAATGGAGAAACTATAAGAAGGAAGAGTAATTAAAGGAGAATAAATATGGGAAGAGGAAGGTTATTTGTTGTGTCCGGTCCAAGTGGGGCGGGAAAATCAACGGTATGTAAACAAGTTCGCAGAGACCTAAATATTAATTTGGCTACATCAGCAACTACTAGATCTCCTAGAGAAGGGGAAGAAGAAGGCAGGGAATATTATTTTTTAACTTTGAAAGAATTTGAAAAAAGAATAGAAAATGATGAATTTTTAGAGTATGCCAATGTACATGGAAATTATTACGGAACATTAAAATCTGAAGCAGAGTCCAGGTTAAGCCGTGGAGAAAATGTAGTTTTAGAGATAGACGTACAAGGTGGAATTCAAATAAAAAAAAGATTTGAAGATGCATGTTTAGTTTTCTTTAAAGCTCCTACAGAAAAAATATTGGAAGAAAGACTTCGTGGAAGGGGTACTGAAGCTGAAGAAACGGTACAGCTGAGGTTGAAAAATTCACTAAAAGAAATGGCTTTTGAAGATGAATATGATCATGTGATAGTCAATGAAACTGTGGATAAATCTGTATCGGAATTGATAGAAATAATAAGAAAAGAAAGCAACTAATAATGGAGGAATGAAAATGAAAAAGAAAGTAACTTATGATGAATTATTAGAAAAAATACCGAATAAATATAAATTAGCAATGACTCTGGGTAAAAGATATGGTCAAATAGTAGCTGGAGAACCTCTTTTAGTAAAACCAAGAAAAAAAGATACTATAGCAGAAATAGCAAGCAGGGAAGTATTGGAAGAAAAGGTACAATTAGTGAGAGGAAAAATAGAGGGATAATATGAAAAAAATTCTATTGATTTTTATCTTACTGCTCCTAATTGGATGTGGAAAAAAAGAAAAGAAAAAAATAGTAGAGAAAAAATTTGCCTTTGGAACAATGATAGATATGGTAGTTTATTCTGAAAACCCTGCAAAAGCTAAAAAAGCAATGGATCTGGCTTTTGAGGAAATTAAAAGGATAGATGACAAATTTAATACC
It encodes the following:
- the rpoC gene encoding DNA-directed RNA polymerase subunit beta'; translated protein: MGIKNFEKIRIKLASPEKIQEWSFGEVTKPETINYRTLNPEFDGLFCERIFGPTKDWECACGKYKRMRYKGLVCEKCGVEVTKSKVRRERMGHIQLAAPVAHIWYSKGTPNKMALLIGISPKELESVLYFARYLVLSPADTGLEVGKILTEREYKLYRQQHGKAFEAKMGAEGILKLLERIDLKKLAQELEKDFEEVTSAQKRKKLVKRLKVVRDLLSSENSPAWMILKSVPIIPADLRPMVQLDGGRFATSDLNDLYRRVINRNNRLKKLLDIGAPEIVVKNEKRMLQEAVDALIDNGRRGKPVVAQNNRELKSLSDMLKGKQGRFRQNLLGKRVDYSARSVIVVGPTLKLHECGIPKKMALELYKPFIMRELVKREIAGTIKTAKKLVEDADDCVWEVIEDVIADHPVLLNRAPTLHRLSIQAFQPVLIEGKAIRLHPLACAAFNADFDGDQMAVHLVLSPESIMEAKTLMMASNNIIALSNGEPIIVPSQDMVMGCFYMTKEKPGAKGEGMNFSNKNQAITAYQNKIIETHAIINVRMGKDEDRKMVTTTVGRLLFNALLPAEVKRYDVTFGKKQLKDLITDLFKTQGFTITAKLINDIKDFGFHYACFAGITVGIEDMTIPETKKAILAKADQDVADINRAYKAGEIINEERYRRTVAIWSQATEDVTTDMMKGLDDFNPVNMMANSGARGSIAQMRQLAAMRGLMADTTGKIIEVPIKANFREGLTVMEFFMSSHGARKGLADTALRTADSGYLTRRLVDISHEVIVNEDDCETYENIEVANLISEGKIIEYLHERILGRVIAIDLYHNDELLYPRGTMMDEKVAQIIVDKGVRSVKIRSPLTCALEKGVCRKCYGRDLSNHRDILLGEAVGVIAAQSIGEPGTQLTMRTFHTGGVASTSIAQNTIKTENDGVVEFQEIRTLLNKETNELQVVSQGSKIIVGTYEYTVTTGSILRVEEGQTVKAGDTLTEFDPYNIPIIAEKDGRIEYRELFIKEIYDEKYDVTEYLAIKPVETGDVNPRVIIFNSKDEKVAEYVIPYGAYLLMKEGDKVYEGDIISKIIPETSGTKDITGGLPRVQELFEARNPKGKAILTQIDGKVEVTGKKKKGQRIILVRSIEDSEIVKEYLIPMGEHLIVTDGMVVKAGDKLIEGVISPHDVLEIKGLVEAEQFILESVQQVYRDQGVSVNDKHIEIIVKQMFKKVIILKAGGSLFLEEEVIEKRVADLENNILRKAGKKEIEYRSVIQGITKAAVNTDSFISAASFQETTKVLSNAAIEGKEDYLEGLKENVIMGKRIPAGTGFHEYEDLHIKTVEEK
- the gmk gene encoding guanylate kinase produces the protein MGRGRLFVVSGPSGAGKSTVCKQVRRDLNINLATSATTRSPREGEEEGREYYFLTLKEFEKRIENDEFLEYANVHGNYYGTLKSEAESRLSRGENVVLEIDVQGGIQIKKRFEDACLVFFKAPTEKILEERLRGRGTEAEETVQLRLKNSLKEMAFEDEYDHVIVNETVDKSVSELIEIIRKESN
- the rpoZ gene encoding DNA-directed RNA polymerase subunit omega, whose product is MKKKVTYDELLEKIPNKYKLAMTLGKRYGQIVAGEPLLVKPRKKDTIAEIASREVLEEKVQLVRGKIEG